From Cervus elaphus chromosome 25, mCerEla1.1, whole genome shotgun sequence, one genomic window encodes:
- the FAM104B gene encoding LOW QUALITY PROTEIN: protein FAM104B (The sequence of the model RefSeq protein was modified relative to this genomic sequence to represent the inferred CDS: substituted 1 base at 1 genomic stop codon) — translation MESRSSHIDWLKRRRNDNKNDNHHSLPSKRSKRNSIFQESQDAASSSSDNNRSSSVNFPDRIIGPENSLNQIIVEPNMSTPQSLYEMYALCQGHYSHINQILRKAHFNSLSQXGQSPT, via the exons ATGGAAAGTAGAAGCTCACACATAGACTGGCTT aaaagaagaaggaatgataataaaaatgataatcacCATTCTCTCCCGTCCAAAAGGAGTAAGAGAAACTCTATCTTCCAGGAGTCTCAGGatgc TGCATCTTCAAGCAGTGACAATAATAGGAGCAGCAGTGTTAATTTCCCAGACAGAATAATTGGTCCAGAAAACAGCTTAAACCAGATCATTGTTGAACCCAACATGAGTACCCCTCAGTCCTTATATGAGATGTATGCATTATGCCAAGGTCATTACTCCCACATCAACCAGATCTTAAGGAAGGCACACTTCAATAGCCTATCACAGTGAGGACAATCTCCAACATAA